A genomic window from Ruminiclostridium cellulolyticum H10 includes:
- the metA gene encoding homoserine O-acetyltransferase MetA, translated as MPIRIPDNLPAVEILNSENIFVMSEDRAYHQDIRPLKIAILNIMPTKITTETQLLRLLGNTPIQVEIILLRPASHLSKNTPEEHLETFYKTFDEVQREHFDGLIITGAPVEQMPFEDVNYWEELKQIMDWSKKNVYSTLHICWGAQAGLYYHYGVPKRDLPKKVFGVFEHNKIKEHVKLLRGFDDIFFVPHSRHTEVTHEDVAKIDDLEILAESKEAGVYLVASKDGRHIFATGHSEYDPYTLKFEYERDLEKGLDIEVPKNYFPGDDPAKEPIVRWRGHGNLLFLNWLNYYVYQETPYDLTNIGK; from the coding sequence ATGCCGATCAGAATACCTGACAATCTGCCTGCGGTGGAAATCCTGAATAGTGAGAACATATTTGTCATGTCTGAGGACAGGGCATACCATCAGGACATAAGACCGCTTAAAATTGCTATACTAAATATAATGCCGACTAAAATAACTACCGAGACGCAGCTGCTCAGACTTCTTGGGAACACTCCAATACAGGTCGAAATCATACTGCTGCGTCCGGCATCGCATTTGTCGAAAAATACTCCCGAGGAACACCTTGAAACATTTTATAAAACCTTTGACGAGGTACAAAGAGAGCATTTCGACGGACTGATTATTACGGGAGCACCTGTTGAACAAATGCCCTTTGAAGATGTAAATTATTGGGAAGAGCTAAAACAGATAATGGACTGGAGTAAGAAAAACGTCTACTCTACACTGCATATATGCTGGGGAGCACAGGCGGGTCTGTATTATCACTACGGTGTACCAAAACGTGATTTACCTAAGAAGGTGTTTGGTGTATTTGAACATAATAAAATAAAGGAGCATGTAAAACTTCTCAGAGGATTTGACGATATCTTTTTTGTACCACACTCCAGACATACTGAGGTTACTCATGAAGATGTGGCAAAAATAGATGATTTGGAAATACTTGCCGAATCAAAGGAGGCTGGGGTATATCTGGTAGCATCAAAAGACGGACGTCATATATTTGCTACTGGACATTCCGAATATGACCCGTATACCCTTAAATTTGAGTACGAGAGAGATTTGGAAAAGGGGTTGGATATAGAGGTTCCCAAAAACTACTTCCCCGGGGATGATCCTGCAAAGGAGCCTATTGTCAGATGGCGAGGCCATGGAAACCTTTTATTTTTAAATTGGCTTAACTATTATGTATACCAGGAAACACCTTACGATTTAACTAACATAGGAAAGTAA
- the epsC gene encoding serine O-acetyltransferase EpsC — MKKGLMYDAKSIAGRDPAAKSTLEVILLYPGFHALVFHRIAHWFYKRKRFFIARFISQFGRHFTGIEIHPGAKIGSGLFIDHGMGVVIGESAEIGDNCTIYHGVTLGGTGKDKGRKRHPTVGNNVLIGAGAKVLGPFNIGDNSTIGANTFVSFEVEPYSTVVGVKGRTVKKAGKRIDCPSESLDQIHMPDPLSQEICKLASRLQHCENLLCGSGKVAGGGINSEKGDYARPLNNKDDNNTINK; from the coding sequence ATGAAAAAAGGTCTGATGTATGATGCCAAATCAATAGCTGGTCGTGATCCTGCTGCAAAAAGCACTCTGGAGGTTATATTGCTGTATCCGGGTTTTCACGCTCTAGTATTTCACAGGATAGCACATTGGTTTTATAAAAGAAAAAGGTTCTTTATCGCCAGATTTATATCGCAGTTCGGCAGGCATTTTACGGGTATAGAGATACACCCCGGAGCAAAAATAGGCAGTGGGTTGTTTATTGATCACGGGATGGGTGTTGTTATAGGAGAGTCAGCCGAAATAGGGGATAATTGTACAATATATCATGGCGTTACTCTTGGGGGGACAGGTAAGGACAAGGGAAGAAAACGTCATCCTACGGTTGGAAATAATGTGCTTATAGGGGCAGGAGCTAAGGTTTTAGGACCTTTTAATATAGGAGATAATTCAACCATAGGTGCAAACACATTTGTTTCCTTTGAGGTTGAGCCTTATTCCACAGTTGTAGGTGTAAAAGGGAGAACCGTTAAAAAAGCGGGTAAGAGAATTGATTGTCCGTCAGAGTCTCTGGATCAGATACACATGCCTGACCCATTATCGCAAGAAATATGTAAACTTGCAAGTCGTTTACAGCATTGTGAAAACTTGTTATGCGGTAGCGGCAAGGTAGCAGGTGGGGGGATTAATTCCGAGAAAGGGGATTATGCTCGACCC
- a CDS encoding DNA-3-methyladenine glycosylase family protein, which produces MEYKGYTLKNEDGNLYVENIKDFNLTHIFDCGQCFRWIRQEDGSYRGIARGRMVNVSYDNEVFCITNSSEQDFIDIWYEYFDLGTDYSKIKSVLEQDEIMREAIKTGWGIRLLKQDFWEMLISFIISANNMIPRIMKTVDALSVLRGKCIDSGRNAYSFPEIKALAETSLEDIKQCKAGFRCKYIHKTSALMAQGIVTEEILRSMDTAMARKELMILPGVGPKVADCILLFSGLKYDVFPIDVWVKRVMEELYLKKESSHKEIQEFATKQFGGLTGYAQQYLFYHARLNKIGMSR; this is translated from the coding sequence ATGGAATATAAAGGCTATACCCTGAAAAATGAGGATGGAAATCTTTACGTAGAAAATATAAAGGACTTTAATTTAACGCACATATTCGATTGCGGACAGTGTTTCCGTTGGATCAGGCAGGAGGACGGAAGCTATAGAGGGATAGCGAGAGGCCGGATGGTAAATGTAAGTTATGACAATGAGGTTTTTTGTATAACAAATTCAAGCGAGCAGGATTTTATAGATATATGGTACGAATATTTTGATCTTGGTACTGATTATTCAAAAATCAAGTCTGTTCTGGAGCAGGACGAAATAATGAGAGAGGCAATAAAAACAGGCTGGGGAATACGGCTTCTTAAACAGGATTTCTGGGAAATGCTCATTTCATTTATAATATCTGCTAACAACATGATACCGAGAATAATGAAAACTGTAGACGCTCTATCTGTTTTAAGAGGTAAATGTATAGATTCCGGGCGTAATGCATATAGTTTTCCTGAAATTAAGGCCCTTGCAGAGACATCTTTGGAGGATATAAAGCAGTGCAAGGCCGGATTCAGATGCAAATATATTCACAAAACATCTGCTTTAATGGCACAGGGTATTGTAACCGAAGAAATTCTTCGAAGCATGGACACAGCCATGGCACGTAAGGAGCTTATGATTCTTCCCGGCGTAGGACCCAAGGTTGCCGACTGTATACTGCTTTTCAGTGGATTGAAATATGATGTTTTTCCGATTGATGTTTGGGTAAAACGTGTGATGGAGGAACTGTATCTCAAAAAGGAATCCAGTCACAAGGAAATACAGGAGTTCGCTACAAAACAGTTTGGGGGCCTGACAGGGTACGCACAGCAATATTTATTTTACCATGCAAGGTTAAATAAAATAGGTATGTCGAGATAA
- a CDS encoding ABC transporter ATP-binding protein produces the protein MIKFENIFKKYKDTTVLKNISLEVEKGQLVSLIGESGCGKTTTLKMINRLIKPSSGKIFINGKDIEKRDIIKLRRNMGYVIQQTGLFPHMTIKENIELIPKVQKKDSEEIRKKTYELLEMVGLEADEFLDRYPSEISGGQQQRVGVARAFATDPEIILMDEPFSALDPITRISLQDELINIQAIYKKTIVFVTHDMDEAIKISDKICIMKDGEILQYDTPENILKNPQNEFVSEFVGRNRIWTSPEFIKAKDIMIDTPVTCQSSTTLLGCIERMRVEKVDSLMVVEEKTKRLLGIVNAKQIQNQRDRTIKVGDIMTTNFLSVLEDDSIIDILKIVDEKHVSAIPVLNESDRLLGLITKSSLVTTLSQQYLDLENLE, from the coding sequence TTGATTAAATTTGAAAATATATTCAAAAAATACAAAGATACAACTGTGTTGAAAAACATTTCGCTGGAAGTTGAAAAAGGGCAATTGGTTTCACTTATCGGAGAAAGTGGCTGCGGTAAGACAACTACATTAAAAATGATTAATCGCCTGATAAAGCCTTCGTCCGGCAAAATATTTATTAATGGTAAGGACATAGAAAAAAGAGATATTATAAAGCTTAGAAGAAATATGGGGTATGTAATTCAGCAGACAGGGTTATTTCCACATATGACAATAAAGGAAAATATTGAGCTAATCCCAAAGGTCCAGAAAAAGGATTCTGAAGAAATAAGAAAAAAAACTTATGAATTATTGGAAATGGTTGGGCTGGAAGCTGACGAGTTTCTTGATAGGTACCCTTCTGAGATAAGTGGTGGGCAACAGCAGAGAGTTGGGGTAGCAAGAGCATTTGCAACTGACCCGGAGATTATCCTGATGGATGAGCCGTTTTCAGCACTTGATCCAATTACCAGGATAAGCCTGCAGGATGAGCTTATAAATATACAGGCAATTTATAAAAAGACAATAGTCTTTGTTACACATGACATGGATGAGGCAATAAAGATATCGGATAAGATATGTATAATGAAAGATGGAGAAATTCTTCAGTATGATACACCTGAAAATATATTGAAAAATCCTCAGAATGAATTTGTATCAGAGTTTGTAGGTAGAAATAGAATCTGGACTTCCCCCGAATTTATAAAGGCAAAGGATATTATGATTGATACCCCGGTAACCTGTCAGAGCAGTACGACGCTTCTTGGGTGTATTGAAAGAATGCGTGTGGAAAAGGTAGATAGCCTTATGGTAGTTGAAGAAAAAACAAAAAGACTGTTAGGTATAGTGAATGCAAAGCAAATACAAAACCAGAGAGACCGTACAATAAAAGTTGGCGATATTATGACCACTAACTTCCTGAGTGTACTTGAGGACGACTCAATTATAGATATTTTAAAAATTGTAGACGAAAAGCATGTATCAGCAATTCCTGTTTTGAACGAAAGTGACAGACTTTTAGGCTTGATAACAAAGAGCAGTCTTGTTACTACTCTAAGCCAGCAATATCTTGATTTGGAAAATCTGGAGTAA
- a CDS encoding DUF3343 domain-containing protein, producing the protein MKCIAILESGNYVYKLNSELIKKGYDFEVISTPCSIAKGGCGLCLKFPEEFLDVIKAEAARINTPVKEIYRVISGFSKNKYERLY; encoded by the coding sequence ATGAAATGCATCGCAATATTAGAATCTGGGAATTATGTTTACAAGCTGAACTCTGAGCTTATAAAAAAAGGATATGACTTTGAAGTTATTTCTACTCCTTGCAGTATTGCTAAAGGAGGATGTGGGCTTTGCCTGAAATTCCCAGAAGAGTTTCTGGATGTAATAAAAGCTGAAGCCGCTCGTATCAACACTCCCGTAAAGGAAATATACAGAGTTATTTCTGGATTTTCAAAGAATAAGTATGAAAGATTATACTAG
- a CDS encoding TrkA C-terminal domain-containing protein — MDKGVRIINPRYQQIATDIASKIASKYYSVGDKIYARSSIASQYGVSPETARRAISVLADLGIVETEIGNGVKIKSYEKAVNFVNRYHDIQTVNSLKKDIQGSMERQTKEFEFFNDCLTKLIEKTDRFRSINPFTPFEIEITQETSCLHQTVSETNFWHNTTATIVAIKRENKLFLSPGPYSIFLPGDIVYFIGDENCFERVRNFLYPENVEN; from the coding sequence ATGGATAAGGGTGTTCGAATTATAAATCCAAGATACCAACAAATTGCTACGGATATAGCTTCTAAAATTGCAAGCAAATATTATTCCGTGGGAGATAAAATATATGCAAGGTCATCCATAGCAAGCCAATACGGGGTATCACCCGAAACAGCAAGGCGAGCAATATCTGTTTTAGCTGATTTAGGGATAGTGGAAACGGAAATAGGAAATGGTGTAAAAATAAAATCCTACGAAAAGGCTGTAAATTTTGTTAATCGTTATCATGATATACAAACTGTAAATAGTTTGAAAAAAGATATTCAGGGCAGTATGGAACGACAAACCAAGGAATTTGAATTTTTTAATGATTGTCTGACTAAGCTCATTGAGAAAACAGACCGTTTTCGTTCTATAAATCCTTTTACACCATTTGAAATAGAGATTACACAAGAAACGTCGTGCTTGCATCAAACCGTATCTGAAACAAATTTCTGGCACAATACAACGGCAACAATAGTTGCCATAAAAAGGGAAAATAAACTATTTCTATCACCGGGTCCATACTCAATATTTTTACCGGGCGATATTGTATATTTTATAGGTGATGAAAATTGTTTTGAACGAGTTAGAAATTTTTTATATCCAGAAAATGTTGAAAATTAA
- a CDS encoding O-acetylhomoserine aminocarboxypropyltransferase/cysteine synthase family protein, whose amino-acid sequence MNRKLSFDTLQVHAGQEVDPTTRSRAVPIYQTSSYVFKDCDNAADLFGLKDSGNIYTRIMNPTTDVFEKRIAALEGGTAALAVASGSSAITYSVLNIAGAGDEIVAANTLYGGTYNLFAVTLPRYGVNTIFVDPDNIQNFEDAITEKTKALYIESIGNPNANLIDIQAVADIAHKHGIPLIVDNTFGSPYLVRPIDFGADVVVHSATKFIGGHGSSIGGVIIDGGKFDYSAGDKFPGFTTPDESYHGVVYSQLEGVAFITKARVQLLRDTGAAISPFNSFLFIQGLETLSLRVERHVSNSKKIAEYLEKHSLVEKVNYPSLKGNKYFDLAQKYFPKGSGSIFTFEIKGGHESAKKFINSLEIFSLLANVADAKSLVIHPASTTHSQLSEDELLKSGITPGTVRLSIGIEDPDDLIYDIDQALEKSR is encoded by the coding sequence ATGAACAGAAAACTTAGCTTTGATACATTACAGGTTCATGCAGGACAGGAAGTAGATCCGACCACAAGGTCAAGGGCAGTGCCAATATACCAGACATCATCCTATGTTTTTAAGGATTGCGACAATGCAGCAGATTTATTTGGATTAAAGGATTCTGGTAATATTTACACAAGAATAATGAACCCTACAACAGATGTATTTGAAAAAAGAATCGCGGCACTTGAGGGAGGTACAGCAGCACTTGCAGTTGCATCAGGATCATCAGCAATAACTTATTCAGTACTTAACATTGCTGGAGCAGGAGACGAAATAGTAGCTGCCAACACCTTATACGGAGGAACTTATAACCTTTTTGCGGTAACCTTGCCAAGATACGGAGTAAATACAATATTTGTCGATCCCGATAACATCCAAAACTTTGAAGATGCCATTACAGAAAAAACAAAAGCTCTGTACATTGAATCAATAGGTAACCCAAATGCAAATCTAATTGATATTCAAGCTGTTGCAGACATTGCACATAAGCATGGTATCCCCCTTATAGTTGATAATACTTTTGGCTCACCATATCTGGTAAGGCCTATCGACTTCGGTGCGGACGTAGTTGTACATTCAGCAACCAAATTTATAGGCGGACATGGAAGTTCTATCGGTGGTGTAATCATTGATGGAGGTAAATTTGACTATTCAGCGGGGGACAAATTCCCCGGATTTACAACACCTGATGAAAGCTATCATGGAGTTGTATACAGTCAGTTAGAAGGTGTTGCCTTTATAACAAAAGCCAGAGTTCAACTGCTTAGAGATACAGGTGCGGCTATCAGTCCGTTTAATTCCTTCCTTTTTATACAAGGACTTGAGACACTATCTTTGAGAGTCGAAAGACATGTAAGCAATTCTAAAAAGATTGCAGAATACCTGGAAAAACACTCATTGGTGGAGAAAGTAAATTATCCAAGCCTGAAAGGAAATAAATACTTTGATCTCGCTCAGAAATACTTTCCAAAGGGTTCAGGGTCAATATTTACCTTTGAAATAAAAGGAGGTCACGAATCTGCGAAGAAATTTATAAATAGTCTGGAAATATTCTCATTATTAGCAAATGTCGCAGATGCAAAATCTCTGGTAATACATCCTGCAAGCACTACTCATTCCCAGCTTTCAGAAGATGAGCTTTTGAAATCAGGAATAACACCCGGAACAGTAAGACTTTCCATAGGCATTGAAGATCCTGACGATCTTATATACGACATAGATCAGGCTCTTGAAAAGAGCAGGTAA
- a CDS encoding DUF6062 family protein, which yields MKEKIYTIPVSDAFAEDCECPLCVLEKKLEDECIEYALGPSLMEPDMRQETNEKGFCKDHFEAMFNSQANRLGLALMIDTFMQEKNKKLQKIFETRAGSLEKDAKAGLMKNISNKISSKQTETDKLLQELVGELDKIEHSCTICSKLEHTMGRYIDVIFYLYFREPDFREIFDSKKGFCLKHLKQLLVSTKKYLNTSETAIFTKKLMDMQITNLERVEKEVDWFTKKFDYRYNDAPWGNSKDAVSRSIQKIRGNCNLK from the coding sequence ATGAAGGAAAAAATATATACCATACCTGTGTCGGATGCTTTTGCAGAGGATTGTGAGTGTCCCCTTTGTGTTCTGGAAAAGAAGCTGGAGGATGAATGTATAGAGTATGCATTGGGGCCGTCCCTGATGGAACCTGATATGAGACAGGAGACTAATGAAAAAGGATTTTGCAAAGATCATTTCGAGGCTATGTTCAATAGTCAGGCAAATCGACTAGGGCTTGCTTTGATGATTGACACCTTTATGCAGGAAAAAAACAAGAAGCTTCAAAAAATATTTGAAACACGTGCCGGCTCATTGGAAAAAGATGCTAAGGCTGGCCTTATGAAGAATATTTCAAATAAAATTTCATCCAAACAGACTGAAACGGACAAGCTGTTACAGGAGCTTGTGGGCGAACTTGACAAAATAGAGCATAGCTGCACAATATGTAGCAAGCTTGAACATACCATGGGCAGATATATAGACGTCATTTTTTATTTGTATTTCAGGGAACCTGATTTCAGGGAGATTTTTGATTCTAAAAAAGGATTTTGCCTGAAACACCTTAAACAGCTGCTTGTTTCAACAAAAAAATATCTGAATACAAGCGAGACAGCTATATTTACAAAAAAACTTATGGATATGCAGATTACTAATCTTGAAAGAGTAGAGAAGGAAGTTGATTGGTTCACAAAGAAATTTGATTACAGATATAACGATGCACCTTGGGGAAACTCAAAGGATGCTGTTTCAAGAAGTATTCAAAAAATAAGAGGAAATTGCAACTTAAAATAG
- a CDS encoding glycine betaine ABC transporter substrate-binding protein, whose amino-acid sequence MNFIEYLVQNKTQILNLFVDHIKLTVIAVGFAIILGVPLGILISYVKKLNKPVLGFANVVQAIPSMALLGFSIPFLGIGTLPAVVMVILYSLLPIIKNTFTGIQNINPLTLEAARGIGLTKFQILTKVQIPLALPVIMAGVRISAVTAVGLMTIAAFIGAGGLGFLVFSGIRTVNNNQILAGAIPACLLALTVDYLVGLIEKMVTPISLQKTKKSKETLKKEKRYNKIVLAVSGLLTAALIIPTIIPGFGSSTNVIRIAGKDFTEQHILVYMFSDLIEENTDLNVERKVNLGGTQVCFSALKSGDIDLYFDYSGTAYGDTLKYPPISDMDKVYNTVKKDFKEKFNIEVLKQMGFNNTYVLAVTKETAQKYNLKTISDMAKVASNLTAGATLEFVNREDGLLGITKKYNFKFKDTKGLDGSPRYTALINKETSVVDAFSTDGLLKKFDLVPLEDDKNFFPPYYAIPLVREDILKKYPEIEPLIEQLGGILSNEVMIELNYKVDELQMDPSVVAREFLIEKGLIKK is encoded by the coding sequence ATGAATTTTATAGAATATTTGGTACAAAACAAAACTCAAATACTGAATCTTTTCGTGGATCATATTAAGCTTACAGTTATTGCTGTTGGCTTTGCAATAATTTTAGGCGTGCCTTTGGGAATATTAATCAGTTATGTAAAAAAACTGAATAAACCGGTATTAGGCTTTGCAAATGTAGTCCAAGCCATTCCGAGTATGGCTTTACTTGGCTTTTCTATTCCCTTTTTAGGTATAGGAACACTTCCTGCTGTAGTCATGGTAATATTATATTCACTTTTACCTATTATAAAAAATACATTTACAGGTATACAGAATATCAATCCGTTGACACTGGAAGCAGCCCGTGGAATAGGTCTGACCAAATTCCAGATATTAACGAAGGTACAAATTCCACTGGCATTGCCGGTAATCATGGCAGGGGTCCGAATTTCAGCTGTAACAGCAGTAGGGCTTATGACTATAGCCGCATTTATTGGTGCAGGCGGACTAGGATTTCTGGTTTTCTCAGGTATAAGGACAGTGAATAACAACCAGATTCTTGCAGGTGCAATTCCGGCATGTTTGCTGGCACTGACGGTAGATTATCTGGTGGGACTGATTGAAAAGATGGTTACGCCAATCAGTCTGCAAAAAACAAAAAAGTCAAAGGAAACGCTCAAGAAGGAAAAAAGATATAATAAAATAGTACTGGCAGTCTCCGGACTTCTGACAGCGGCACTTATAATTCCTACAATAATTCCCGGTTTTGGAAGCAGTACAAACGTAATACGTATTGCAGGAAAAGATTTTACAGAGCAGCACATACTTGTATATATGTTTTCCGATCTTATTGAAGAAAATACCGATTTGAATGTGGAAAGGAAAGTGAACCTGGGTGGTACGCAGGTGTGCTTCTCAGCTCTTAAATCAGGAGATATTGATTTGTATTTTGATTATAGTGGAACGGCATATGGAGATACATTAAAATATCCTCCTATTTCAGATATGGATAAAGTGTACAATACTGTTAAAAAGGACTTTAAAGAAAAGTTTAATATCGAGGTGTTAAAGCAGATGGGCTTTAATAATACCTATGTTCTTGCCGTTACGAAAGAAACTGCACAAAAGTACAATTTAAAAACAATCAGCGATATGGCTAAGGTTGCATCAAATTTAACCGCAGGAGCTACATTGGAATTTGTTAATCGTGAGGATGGTCTTTTAGGAATAACTAAAAAGTATAACTTCAAGTTCAAGGATACCAAAGGGTTAGACGGTTCTCCAAGATATACGGCTTTAATAAATAAGGAGACCAGTGTAGTGGATGCATTTTCCACAGATGGCTTGCTCAAGAAATTCGATCTTGTACCACTGGAAGACGATAAGAATTTCTTTCCTCCTTATTATGCTATTCCTCTGGTAAGGGAGGATATACTCAAAAAATATCCTGAGATAGAACCGCTGATTGAACAACTGGGGGGAATCCTTTCAAATGAAGTTATGATAGAGTTGAATTATAAAGTTGATGAACTTCAAATGGACCCTTCAGTAGTAGCAAGAGAATTTCTGATTGAAAAAGGATTAATTAAAAAATGA
- a CDS encoding FHA domain-containing protein — protein MYNPSSKQFVFKDSEGKLWNFYYDTSQGICYSVFSKRMAWSEPRVVQPEAYEQFYAEIDEKDCFHIIYQDKKGNIIYCLMQQNETVKALPVLTSKSHSVFNKHLSLIVANSCVHIFFIIEHNGIYMLSYQTITDGVPVAPKKVDNITVLPNPYMVVYDLHDDIYVFYHISDGKNNQIGYKKYSTVNKTWSEYSQITMFSSNSQNPRLVVDRNGIFHICYVRKQDKQFQLVYQQKIPDRNMWTSESILAASSTPITNFCILSVKSSLVVYYIKDEALHSFISNDSGASFTKSSKGVSLSRQHICVRYKSNSPYEHIQADEIPASFVNGFKLMFIHDSVDLESGLNTDEMRAIITTELKFLKRQVADLKDAQKIIFNNIKSLETNQQNMERSLLKEISKIVIGLKPGKPSPELVQANKSTYISEPSNNVKHNNNLYTHSFTNFPKSREEMKRLFADRVKKKARLLKDFKGVWKIKRKKNK, from the coding sequence ATGTACAATCCCAGTAGCAAACAATTTGTCTTTAAAGATTCCGAGGGGAAGCTGTGGAATTTTTACTATGATACCAGTCAGGGAATATGTTATAGTGTATTTTCCAAAAGGATGGCATGGTCGGAGCCACGGGTAGTCCAACCAGAGGCCTACGAGCAATTCTATGCTGAAATAGATGAAAAGGATTGCTTCCATATTATATATCAGGATAAGAAAGGTAATATTATTTATTGTCTAATGCAGCAAAATGAGACAGTTAAGGCATTGCCTGTACTGACCAGTAAATCACACTCTGTGTTTAATAAACATTTGTCGTTGATCGTCGCTAACAGCTGTGTACATATTTTCTTTATAATCGAGCATAACGGAATATACATGCTTTCATATCAGACGATAACAGATGGTGTTCCTGTTGCACCAAAAAAAGTGGATAATATAACCGTACTTCCAAATCCTTACATGGTAGTTTATGACTTACATGATGACATTTACGTTTTTTATCATATTTCTGACGGTAAAAATAATCAAATCGGTTATAAAAAGTACTCAACCGTAAATAAAACCTGGAGTGAGTATTCACAAATTACCATGTTCTCATCTAATAGCCAGAACCCTAGGTTAGTCGTTGACAGAAACGGTATCTTTCATATTTGTTATGTAAGAAAACAGGATAAACAGTTTCAGCTAGTATATCAGCAAAAGATACCGGACAGGAATATGTGGACATCGGAAAGCATACTGGCCGCTTCCAGTACCCCTATTACCAATTTTTGCATACTGTCCGTCAAGAGCAGTCTGGTGGTTTATTACATAAAAGATGAGGCTCTGCACTCATTTATTTCAAATGACTCCGGAGCTAGCTTCACAAAGTCCTCGAAAGGTGTGTCTCTTTCAAGGCAACATATTTGCGTCAGATATAAATCCAACAGTCCTTATGAGCATATTCAGGCTGATGAAATACCTGCATCCTTTGTTAATGGCTTTAAGCTTATGTTTATTCATGATTCTGTAGACTTGGAAAGTGGTCTGAATACTGATGAAATGAGAGCTATTATAACTACGGAACTTAAATTTCTAAAAAGACAGGTAGCGGATTTAAAAGATGCCCAGAAAATTATCTTTAACAATATAAAATCACTTGAGACTAATCAACAAAATATGGAACGTTCCCTTTTGAAAGAAATATCCAAAATAGTGATAGGCCTGAAGCCGGGAAAACCTAGTCCTGAACTGGTACAGGCAAATAAAAGCACTTACATATCAGAACCGTCGAATAATGTAAAGCATAATAACAATCTTTATACTCATTCCTTTACCAATTTCCCAAAATCCAGAGAGGAAATGAAACGTTTATTTGCAGACAGGGTTAAGAAAAAGGCACGTTTACTAAAAGATTTTAAGGGTGTATGGAAAATAAAAAGAAAGAAAAATAAGTAA